A DNA window from Micromonospora sp. NBC_01739 contains the following coding sequences:
- the ilvN gene encoding acetolactate synthase small subunit: MTMHTLSVLVENKPGVLARVSGLFSRRGFNIDSLAVGETENPDVSRITIVVNADSSPLEQVTKQLNKLVNVLKIVELDPSTSVARELLLVKVRADRAARGQVLETVSLFRARVVDVAADTLTIEATGTPDKLDALLRDLEPFGIKEMVQSGLVAIGRGPRAITAGPALRAA; the protein is encoded by the coding sequence ATGACGATGCACACACTGTCCGTGTTGGTGGAGAACAAGCCGGGCGTGCTGGCCCGGGTCTCCGGGCTGTTCTCCCGGCGCGGCTTCAATATCGACAGCCTCGCGGTCGGGGAGACCGAGAACCCGGACGTCTCGCGGATCACCATCGTGGTCAACGCCGACTCCTCCCCGCTGGAGCAGGTCACCAAGCAGCTCAACAAGCTGGTCAACGTGCTCAAGATCGTCGAGCTGGACCCCTCCACCTCGGTGGCCCGGGAGCTGCTGCTGGTGAAGGTGCGCGCCGACCGCGCCGCCCGGGGACAGGTCCTGGAGACGGTGAGCCTGTTCCGGGCCCGGGTGGTCGACGTGGCCGCCGACACGCTGACCATCGAGGCCACCGGCACCCCCGACAAGCTCGACGCGCTGCTGCGCGACCTCGAGCCCTTCGGCATCAAGGAAATGGTCCAGTCGGGCCTGGTCGCGATCGGACGCGGCCCGCGTGCGATCACCGCCGGCCCGGCCCTGAGGGCCGCCTGA
- a CDS encoding acetolactate synthase large subunit, producing MTRPTPETIAHSVRRARNSAETTGDNDHTRAEVASAPAVQPAQVSGAGSLVRSLEALGVDVVFGIPGGAILPAYDPLYDSTVRHILVRHEQGAGHAATGYAQATGRVGVCMATSGPGATNLVTPIADAYMDSVPLVAITGQVARPAIGTDAFQEADIQGITLPITKHNFLVQSPSEIPRILAEAFHLASTGRPGPVLVDIPKDVLQAETTFVWPPTPDLPGYRPTLHPHGKQIREAARLMTTARRPVLYVGGGVLKAAATEGLRRLAELTGIPVVTTLMALGAFPDSHRQHLGMPGMHGTVAAVYGLQKADLIVALGARFDDRVTGKLDSFAPDATVVHADIDPAEIGKNRHADVPIVGDARYVIDELLAAVTAEQAAGRVADLGDWWTQLDDLRERYPLGYEEPSDGTLSPQYVIKRLGEIAGPDAIYVAGVGQHQMWASQFISYEKPQTWLNSGGLGTMGYAVPAAMGAKVGRPDAVVWGIDGDGCFQMTNQELATCALEGIPVKIAVINNGNLGMVRQWQTLFYGERYSNTDLGTHKHRIPDFVKLAEALGCVGLRCETAEDVDKTIEAAMSINDAPVVIDFVVGKDAMVWPMVAAGTSNDEIMFARGVRPTFDEDDI from the coding sequence ATGACGAGACCCACACCAGAGACCATCGCCCATTCCGTCCGGCGAGCCCGTAACTCCGCCGAGACCACGGGTGACAACGACCACACCCGCGCGGAGGTCGCCTCGGCCCCGGCGGTACAACCCGCCCAGGTCTCGGGAGCCGGCTCGCTGGTGCGCTCCCTGGAGGCGCTCGGGGTCGACGTCGTCTTCGGCATCCCCGGCGGGGCGATCCTGCCGGCGTACGACCCCCTGTACGACTCGACCGTCCGGCACATCCTGGTCCGGCACGAGCAGGGGGCCGGTCACGCGGCCACCGGCTACGCGCAGGCCACCGGCCGGGTCGGGGTCTGCATGGCCACCTCCGGTCCGGGCGCCACCAACCTGGTGACCCCGATCGCGGACGCGTACATGGACTCCGTGCCCCTGGTGGCGATCACCGGCCAGGTGGCCCGTCCGGCGATCGGCACGGACGCCTTCCAGGAGGCGGACATCCAGGGCATCACCCTGCCGATCACCAAGCACAACTTCCTGGTGCAGAGCCCCAGTGAGATCCCGCGCATCCTGGCCGAGGCGTTCCACCTGGCCTCGACCGGCCGGCCCGGCCCGGTCCTGGTGGACATCCCCAAGGACGTCCTCCAGGCGGAGACCACCTTCGTCTGGCCGCCCACCCCGGACCTGCCCGGCTACCGGCCGACCCTGCACCCGCACGGCAAGCAGATCCGCGAGGCGGCCCGGCTGATGACCACCGCCCGCCGCCCGGTGCTCTACGTCGGCGGTGGGGTGCTCAAGGCCGCTGCCACCGAGGGGCTGCGCCGGCTGGCCGAGCTGACCGGCATTCCCGTGGTGACCACCCTGATGGCCCTGGGCGCCTTCCCGGACTCCCACCGCCAGCACCTGGGCATGCCCGGCATGCACGGTACGGTCGCCGCGGTCTACGGGTTGCAGAAGGCCGACCTGATCGTGGCCCTGGGTGCCCGGTTCGACGACCGGGTCACCGGCAAGCTGGACTCCTTCGCCCCGGACGCCACCGTGGTGCACGCCGACATCGACCCGGCCGAGATCGGCAAGAACCGGCACGCCGACGTGCCGATCGTCGGTGACGCCCGGTACGTCATCGACGAGCTGCTCGCGGCGGTCACCGCCGAGCAGGCCGCCGGGCGGGTCGCCGACCTCGGCGACTGGTGGACCCAGCTGGACGACCTGCGGGAGCGCTACCCCCTGGGCTACGAGGAGCCCTCCGACGGCACCCTTTCCCCGCAGTACGTGATCAAGCGGCTGGGCGAGATCGCCGGGCCGGACGCGATCTACGTCGCCGGGGTCGGCCAGCACCAGATGTGGGCCTCCCAGTTCATCTCGTACGAGAAGCCGCAGACCTGGCTCAACTCCGGTGGTCTCGGCACCATGGGGTACGCCGTGCCGGCCGCGATGGGCGCCAAGGTCGGCCGGCCGGACGCGGTGGTCTGGGGCATCGACGGTGACGGCTGCTTCCAGATGACCAACCAGGAGCTGGCCACCTGCGCCCTGGAGGGCATCCCGGTCAAGATCGCCGTGATCAACAACGGCAACCTCGGCATGGTCCGGCAGTGGCAGACCCTGTTCTACGGTGAGCGCTACTCCAACACCGACCTGGGCACCCACAAGCACCGCATCCCGGACTTCGTCAAGCTGGCCGAGGCGCTCGGCTGCGTCGGGCTGCGCTGCGAGACCGCCGAGGACGTGGACAAGACGATCGAGGCGGCGATGTCCATCAACGACGCGCCGGTGGTCATCGACTTCGTGGTCGGCAAGGACGCGATGGTCTGGCCGATGGTCGCCGCCGGTACCAGCAACGACGAGATCATGTTCGCCCGCGGCGTCCGCCCGACCTTCGACGAGGATGACATCTAG
- a CDS encoding putative bifunctional diguanylate cyclase/phosphodiesterase, which translates to MHTPPGMIGAAVLSALVAVAAGVLLAAAARRRGGPHRQAYALLAVAAAVSLITLLLAAAGALSANEHWAHEQAQRTDWASAVAVGTAVSGLLFCGGLLRMPGVAGSVGSAGGLALEGVVVGAALWFVGWVLVSEPTRLLGDGTPAACPAILLTSVSAALCCGLAAILVLRATRPRRGLAMLGAGISVATCGGLGVAAGLCQVGPAVTSVSLIVLAVGLLTAAVAVGRIDPSGQLTTDVIRHDGEYAFIPMAAMAGSAMYHLLRGGQFDALGIIAGSVEGFALVARQHLTLHLLRAYAGRLAEREAHFRQLAHTDALTGLANRRGLLRALHRCAQSPCMLVSLDLDGFKNVNDMRGHDVGDAVLAEVGRRLRSNLRPGDLAARLGGDEFAVLMHGQPAEVEAVAERLRKVLGEAYQQPEGPVFLSVSIGLATWADTPDVELLLRHADLALRYAKQRGKNRTERYDGGYDRLLRRRTTLEHELRGAIGRDELRLVFQPVASLPSVRPVGAEALLRWRHPELGNVRPDEFIPLAEECGMIAELGAWVLHQACRQLSRWLAEGHDVWVSVNVSPRELHAPAYVVQVAEALRIHHVPPQRLVLEVTEHAVATDLDELIRRLTALRRTGVRIALDDFGAGYSSLGQLRRLPIDILKIDHGLVAEHEPVRPVGSEGPAFAPMVDIVMRLGHQFGLEVIAEGVTTPTELAAVVAAGCRFGQGALFGWGVPAEHLEAMLEAATSPGARPARPAGVGSVPAQRAENGTSEQVKPGAAGLPGGNTPRP; encoded by the coding sequence GTGCACACACCCCCGGGCATGATCGGTGCCGCGGTGCTGAGCGCGCTCGTCGCCGTCGCGGCCGGGGTGTTGCTGGCCGCCGCCGCCCGGCGTCGTGGTGGGCCGCACCGCCAGGCGTACGCCCTGCTCGCGGTCGCTGCGGCGGTGTCCCTGATCACCCTGTTGCTGGCCGCGGCCGGTGCCCTGAGCGCCAACGAGCACTGGGCACACGAGCAGGCGCAACGCACCGACTGGGCCAGTGCGGTGGCGGTCGGCACCGCGGTGAGCGGCCTGTTGTTCTGCGGCGGTCTGCTCCGGATGCCCGGGGTCGCCGGTTCGGTGGGCTCGGCCGGTGGGCTGGCCCTGGAGGGCGTGGTCGTGGGTGCCGCGCTGTGGTTCGTCGGTTGGGTGCTGGTTTCCGAACCGACCCGGCTGCTCGGCGACGGCACCCCGGCGGCCTGTCCGGCGATCCTGCTCACCTCGGTCAGCGCGGCGCTGTGCTGCGGCCTGGCTGCCATCCTGGTGCTGCGGGCCACCCGACCGCGACGTGGCCTGGCCATGCTGGGCGCCGGCATCTCCGTGGCCACCTGCGGCGGCCTGGGGGTGGCGGCCGGGCTCTGCCAGGTCGGTCCCGCGGTGACCTCGGTCAGCCTGATCGTGCTCGCCGTCGGCCTGCTGACGGCCGCGGTGGCGGTGGGCCGGATCGACCCCTCCGGGCAGCTCACCACGGATGTGATCCGCCACGACGGCGAGTACGCCTTCATCCCGATGGCCGCGATGGCCGGTTCGGCGATGTACCACCTGCTGCGGGGCGGCCAGTTCGACGCCCTGGGCATCATCGCCGGCAGCGTGGAGGGTTTCGCCCTGGTGGCCCGGCAGCACCTGACCCTGCACCTGCTCCGGGCCTACGCCGGGCGGTTGGCGGAGCGGGAGGCCCACTTCCGGCAGCTCGCGCACACGGACGCGCTCACCGGGCTGGCCAACCGGCGTGGGCTGCTGCGGGCCCTGCACCGGTGCGCGCAGAGCCCCTGCATGCTGGTCAGCCTGGACCTTGACGGCTTCAAGAACGTCAACGACATGCGCGGTCACGACGTCGGTGACGCGGTGCTGGCCGAGGTGGGTCGGCGGCTGCGGAGCAACCTCCGGCCGGGGGACCTCGCCGCCCGCCTTGGCGGAGACGAGTTCGCGGTCCTCATGCACGGGCAACCGGCCGAGGTGGAGGCGGTCGCCGAGCGGCTGCGCAAGGTGCTGGGGGAGGCGTACCAGCAGCCCGAGGGGCCGGTCTTCCTCTCGGTCAGCATCGGCCTGGCGACCTGGGCCGACACCCCGGACGTGGAACTGCTGCTGCGGCACGCCGATCTGGCGCTGCGCTACGCCAAGCAGCGGGGCAAGAACCGGACCGAGCGGTACGACGGGGGGTACGACCGGCTGCTGCGCCGGCGGACCACCCTGGAGCACGAGTTGCGGGGCGCGATCGGGCGCGACGAGCTGCGGCTGGTCTTCCAGCCGGTGGCCTCCCTGCCCTCGGTGCGGCCGGTCGGGGCGGAGGCGCTGCTGCGCTGGCGCCACCCCGAGCTCGGCAACGTCCGCCCGGACGAGTTCATCCCCCTGGCCGAGGAATGCGGCATGATCGCCGAACTCGGTGCCTGGGTGCTGCACCAGGCCTGTCGGCAGTTGTCCCGCTGGCTGGCCGAGGGGCACGACGTCTGGGTGTCCGTGAACGTCTCCCCCCGGGAACTGCACGCCCCGGCCTACGTGGTCCAGGTGGCCGAGGCGCTGCGGATCCACCACGTCCCGCCGCAGCGGCTGGTGCTGGAGGTCACCGAACACGCGGTAGCCACCGATCTGGACGAGCTGATCCGCCGGCTGACCGCCCTGCGGCGGACCGGGGTGCGGATCGCCCTGGACGACTTCGGTGCCGGCTACTCCTCCCTGGGCCAGCTGCGCCGACTCCCGATCGACATCCTCAAGATCGACCATGGTCTGGTGGCCGAGCACGAGCCGGTCCGCCCGGTAGGGAGCGAGGGTCCGGCCTTCGCCCCCATGGTCGACATCGTGATGCGGCTGGGGCACCAGTTCGGCCTGGAGGTCATCGCCGAGGGGGTGACCACCCCCACGGAGTTGGCCGCGGTGGTGGCCGCCGGCTGCCGCTTCGGTCAGGGGGCCCTGTTCGGGTGGGGCGTACCGGCAGAGCATCTGGAGGCGATGCTGGAGGCGGCCACCTCGCCGGGGGCCCGCCCGGCGCGTCCGGCCGGGGTGGGCTCGGTGCCCGCCCAGAGGGCCGAAAATGGGACGTCGGAGCAGGTCAAACCGGGTGCTGCGGGCCTGCCAGGGGGCAATACCCCCCGTCCGTGA
- the ilvD gene encoding dihydroxy-acid dehydratase, translating to MPELRSKTSTHGRTMAGARALWRATGMTDDDFGKPIVAIANSFTQFVPGHVHLKDMGGLVADAVAEAGGVGREFNTIAVDDGIAMGHGGMLYSLPSRELIADAVEYMVNAHCADALVCISNCDKITPGMLLAALRLNIPTVFVSGGPMEAGKTVAIEGIVHSKIDLIDAMIASSNEAVTDDQLGEIERSACPTCGSCSGMFTANSMNCLTEAIGLALPGNGSTLATHAARRSLFVEAGRTVVEIAKRWYDEDDASVLPRVVASRAAFENAVALDVAMGGSTNTILHLLAAAREAELDFTVADIDEISRRVPCLAKVAPNSPQYHMEDVHRAGGIPAILGELNRAGLLRRDVHAVHSPTLERWLADWDVRSGSATPEATELFHAAPGGVRTTEPFSTTNRWSTLDTDAAEGCIRDREHAYSADGGLAILYGNLAPEGCVVKTAGVPQECLTFRGPAKVYESQDDAVTAILAKEVVAGDVVVIRYEGPKGGPGMQEMLYPTSFLKGRGLGRACALLTDGRFSGGTSGLSIGHASPEAAAGGLIALVEPGDEIVIDIPNRSIELNVPEDVLQARRIAQEKRDRPYTPVDRQRPVSAALRAYASMATSASDGAYRRVPE from the coding sequence ATGCCTGAGCTGCGGTCGAAGACCTCCACGCACGGTCGGACGATGGCCGGTGCCCGGGCCCTGTGGCGGGCCACCGGGATGACCGACGACGATTTCGGTAAGCCGATCGTCGCCATCGCGAACAGTTTCACCCAGTTCGTCCCGGGTCACGTACACCTCAAGGACATGGGTGGCCTGGTTGCCGACGCTGTAGCGGAGGCCGGCGGGGTGGGCCGGGAGTTCAACACCATCGCGGTCGACGACGGCATCGCCATGGGCCACGGCGGGATGCTCTACTCCCTGCCCAGCCGGGAACTGATCGCCGACGCGGTGGAGTACATGGTCAACGCGCACTGCGCGGACGCCCTGGTCTGCATCTCCAACTGCGACAAGATCACCCCGGGCATGTTGCTGGCCGCCCTGCGGCTGAACATCCCCACGGTATTCGTCTCCGGCGGCCCGATGGAGGCCGGCAAGACGGTGGCCATCGAGGGCATCGTGCACTCCAAGATCGACCTGATCGACGCGATGATCGCCTCCTCCAACGAGGCCGTCACGGACGACCAGCTCGGCGAGATCGAGCGCTCCGCCTGCCCGACCTGCGGCTCCTGCTCGGGCATGTTCACCGCCAACTCGATGAACTGCCTGACCGAGGCCATCGGCCTGGCCCTGCCCGGCAACGGCTCCACCCTGGCCACCCACGCCGCCCGGCGGTCCCTGTTCGTCGAGGCCGGCCGCACCGTCGTGGAGATCGCCAAGCGGTGGTACGACGAGGACGACGCCTCCGTACTGCCCCGGGTGGTGGCCTCCCGGGCCGCCTTCGAGAACGCCGTGGCCCTGGATGTGGCGATGGGCGGCTCGACCAACACCATCCTGCACCTGCTGGCCGCCGCCCGCGAGGCCGAGCTGGACTTCACCGTCGCCGACATCGACGAGATCTCCCGCCGGGTGCCCTGCCTGGCCAAGGTCGCCCCGAACTCCCCGCAGTACCACATGGAGGACGTGCACCGGGCCGGTGGCATCCCGGCGATCCTCGGCGAACTGAACCGCGCCGGGCTGCTGCGCCGGGACGTGCACGCCGTGCACTCCCCCACCCTGGAGCGCTGGCTGGCCGACTGGGACGTGCGTAGCGGCTCGGCCACCCCGGAGGCGACCGAGCTGTTCCACGCCGCACCGGGCGGGGTGCGCACCACGGAACCCTTCTCCACCACCAACCGCTGGTCCACCCTGGACACCGACGCCGCCGAGGGCTGCATCCGGGACCGGGAGCACGCGTACAGCGCCGACGGCGGGTTGGCCATCCTCTACGGCAACCTGGCGCCGGAGGGCTGCGTGGTGAAGACCGCCGGGGTGCCGCAGGAGTGCCTGACCTTCCGGGGCCCGGCCAAGGTCTACGAGTCGCAGGACGACGCGGTGACCGCCATCCTGGCCAAGGAGGTCGTCGCCGGGGACGTGGTGGTGATCCGCTACGAGGGGCCCAAGGGTGGCCCCGGCATGCAGGAGATGCTCTACCCCACCTCCTTCCTCAAGGGCCGGGGGCTGGGCCGGGCCTGCGCCCTGCTCACCGACGGCCGGTTCTCCGGTGGCACCTCCGGGCTGTCCATCGGCCACGCCTCCCCCGAGGCCGCCGCCGGTGGGCTGATCGCGCTGGTCGAGCCCGGCGACGAGATCGTCATCGACATCCCGAACCGGTCCATCGAGCTGAACGTGCCGGAGGACGTGCTACAGGCCCGCCGCATCGCCCAGGAGAAGCGGGACCGCCCGTACACCCCGGTCGACCGGCAGCGCCCGGTCTCCGCGGCACTGCGCGCGTACGCCTCGATGGCCACCTCGGCCAGCGACGGCGCCTACCGCCGCGTGCCCGAATGA
- a CDS encoding DUF4037 domain-containing protein, whose translation MGVPAFIPGLSLAADTYHEAVRPILDATHPGLVHSAALLGPGSEVLGFDTPRSTDHDWGPRLLLFLRPADAHRHTEDLIRMLAERMPATVRGWSTNFSPPEPGRSGTLGPVGEGPVAHRVEVIDLDTWLVARLGTDPRGGLSARDWLALPTQRLLELTSGAVFHDGLGRLEPLRAALAWYPEEIWRYLLAGQWRRIAQEESFPGRCAEVGDDLGCRLVTARLVRDLMRLAMLIERSYPPYSKWLGTAFARLRCAPTLQPWLTEALAAPGWPQREEALCAAYEHLARAHNDLGLCEPVEPRVRQFHDRPFRVLAADRFADSTHRSITDPEVSALPRHLGGVDQFVDSTEVLTVPDRARAVTAALHR comes from the coding sequence ATGGGCGTACCGGCGTTCATCCCTGGTCTGTCTCTCGCGGCCGACACCTACCACGAGGCGGTGCGGCCGATCCTCGATGCCACCCACCCCGGGCTGGTCCACTCCGCGGCCCTGCTGGGCCCCGGGTCGGAGGTGCTCGGCTTCGACACCCCCCGCTCGACCGACCACGACTGGGGACCCCGGCTGCTGCTGTTCCTCCGGCCCGCCGACGCCCACCGGCACACCGAGGACCTGATCCGGATGCTGGCCGAGCGGATGCCGGCCACGGTGCGGGGCTGGAGCACGAACTTCAGCCCGCCCGAGCCGGGCCGCTCGGGCACCCTGGGGCCGGTCGGCGAGGGCCCGGTGGCGCACCGGGTCGAGGTGATCGACCTGGACACCTGGCTGGTCGCCCGCCTCGGCACGGACCCGCGCGGCGGGCTGTCCGCCCGCGACTGGCTGGCCCTCCCGACCCAACGGTTGCTGGAGCTCACCTCCGGTGCGGTCTTCCACGACGGGCTGGGCCGACTGGAACCCCTGCGGGCCGCGTTGGCCTGGTATCCCGAGGAGATCTGGCGGTATCTGCTGGCCGGCCAGTGGCGGCGCATCGCCCAGGAGGAATCCTTCCCGGGCCGCTGCGCCGAGGTCGGCGACGACCTCGGCTGCCGGCTGGTCACCGCGCGGCTGGTCCGCGACCTGATGCGCCTGGCGATGCTGATCGAACGCAGCTACCCGCCCTACAGCAAATGGCTGGGTACGGCGTTCGCCCGACTGCGTTGCGCCCCGACCCTGCAACCGTGGCTCACCGAGGCCCTGGCCGCCCCCGGCTGGCCACAGCGTGAGGAGGCCCTCTGCGCCGCGTACGAGCATCTGGCCCGCGCCCACAACGACCTCGGCCTGTGCGAACCGGTCGAGCCCCGGGTGCGCCAGTTCCACGACCGACCCTTCCGGGTGCTGGCCGCGGACCGCTTCGCCGACTCCACCCACCGGTCGATCACCGATCCGGAGGTGTCGGCCCTGCCGCGACACCTCGGCGGGGTCGACCAGTTCGTGGACAGCACGGAGGTCCTCACCGTGCCCGACCGGGCCCGCGCGGTCACAGCCGCCCTGCACCGGTGA
- a CDS encoding endonuclease/exonuclease/phosphatase family protein, with amino-acid sequence MTGPAGAGGRHPATVRVATFNASLNRDTAGGLVADVSRRDNAQAANVAEVIQRVRPEVLLVNEFDYDPAGRALALFQENYLVIAGDLNADPYDGDSVPGAAQQLLDHPRVDDRVVPASAGGTAAAQRQGGANLDHRGDPRFDTGDFADTSPGNLRVDYLLPSRGLPVRSAGVFWPVPGDPLFRLVGDYSPALPGGFPTSDHRLVWLDLRR; translated from the coding sequence GTGACGGGTCCGGCCGGTGCCGGTGGGCGGCATCCTGCCACCGTACGGGTGGCCACCTTCAACGCCTCGCTGAACCGGGACACCGCCGGTGGGCTGGTCGCCGACGTGTCCCGCCGGGACAACGCCCAGGCCGCCAACGTCGCCGAGGTGATCCAGCGGGTACGCCCCGAGGTACTGCTGGTCAACGAGTTCGATTACGACCCGGCCGGCCGGGCGTTGGCGCTGTTCCAGGAGAACTACCTCGTGATCGCCGGGGACCTCAACGCCGACCCGTACGACGGGGACAGCGTGCCCGGGGCGGCGCAGCAGCTGCTCGACCACCCCCGGGTCGACGACCGGGTCGTGCCGGCCAGCGCGGGTGGTACGGCCGCAGCCCAGCGGCAGGGTGGCGCCAACCTCGACCACCGCGGCGATCCGCGCTTCGACACCGGTGACTTCGCCGACACCAGCCCCGGCAACCTGCGGGTCGACTACCTGCTGCCGAGCCGGGGCCTGCCGGTCCGTTCCGCCGGGGTCTTCTGGCCGGTGCCGGGTGACCCGCTGTTCCGGCTGGTCGGCGACTACTCCCCCGCCCTGCCGGGCGGCTTCCCCACCTCCGACCACCGGCTGGTCTGGCTGGACCTGCGGCGCTGA
- a CDS encoding right-handed parallel beta-helix repeat-containing protein — protein MEWKSVGAALLLVAAAVTVPAAGPASAAPVRYEAEHSPARCTGTIDSNWPGYSGSGFCNGNNAVGAYAEFTVSAATSVTAEVRVRFANGTTGSRPVDLIVNGSTVRRVSFESTGAWGTWVTKSLSVSLRAGSNTIRLHPTAAEGLPNLDYLEWDTDPAPSEVLHVATNGDDGNPGTLAAPLASIQRAVDLAQPGHTILIRGGRYAPGSNIQLLKDGTSGRPITMRNYPGERVVIDGENMPHTPAPVGGSIPRPERGAVHIEGGWWRLIGLEIINGPYGVFGLDVNNGVFERLVTRDNYESGFHLQGASSNNQIINLDSYGNRDPRKNGESADGLAIKEGSGSGNLVRGVRLWNNSDDGLDYWMFASPILTESSLAWGNGFNRWNLPDYTGDGNGFKLGGNSVSANHTVRNSMAWDNAVGGFIDNNNPGQHRIERSTAWRNPGTGFNLSRSTSTLTGNLAVGNGTNVSLGANSRGSGNSWDLGGSWSLANTNPTTITGPRNADGSIPSSTFLRPANGANVGARF, from the coding sequence ATGGAGTGGAAGTCAGTCGGTGCCGCCCTCCTACTCGTGGCCGCCGCCGTCACCGTGCCGGCGGCCGGACCGGCATCGGCCGCCCCGGTCCGGTACGAAGCCGAGCACAGCCCGGCACGGTGCACCGGCACCATCGACAGCAACTGGCCCGGCTACTCCGGCAGCGGGTTCTGCAACGGCAACAACGCCGTCGGTGCGTACGCCGAGTTCACGGTCTCCGCCGCCACCTCCGTGACGGCGGAGGTGCGGGTCCGGTTCGCCAACGGCACCACCGGCAGCCGTCCGGTCGACCTGATCGTCAACGGATCGACCGTGCGGAGGGTGTCCTTCGAGAGCACCGGGGCCTGGGGCACCTGGGTGACGAAGTCGCTGTCGGTGAGCCTGCGTGCCGGCAGCAACACCATCCGACTGCACCCGACCGCCGCCGAAGGGCTGCCCAACCTGGACTACCTGGAGTGGGACACCGACCCCGCGCCGTCGGAGGTGCTCCATGTGGCCACCAACGGCGACGACGGCAATCCGGGCACCCTGGCCGCCCCGCTGGCGAGCATCCAACGGGCCGTCGACCTGGCCCAGCCCGGCCACACCATCCTGATCCGGGGCGGGCGGTACGCCCCCGGCAGCAACATCCAACTGCTCAAGGACGGCACCTCCGGCCGACCCATCACGATGCGCAACTACCCCGGGGAGCGGGTGGTCATCGACGGGGAGAACATGCCGCACACCCCGGCCCCGGTCGGCGGCAGCATCCCCCGGCCCGAGCGGGGCGCGGTCCACATCGAGGGCGGCTGGTGGCGGCTGATCGGTCTGGAGATCATCAACGGCCCGTACGGGGTGTTCGGGCTGGATGTCAACAACGGGGTCTTCGAACGCCTGGTGACCCGGGACAACTACGAGTCCGGCTTCCACCTGCAAGGGGCCTCGAGCAACAACCAGATCATCAACCTGGACTCGTACGGCAACCGGGATCCGCGGAAGAACGGGGAGAGCGCCGACGGCCTGGCCATCAAGGAGGGGTCCGGCAGCGGCAACCTGGTGCGGGGCGTCCGGTTGTGGAACAACTCCGACGACGGGCTGGACTACTGGATGTTCGCCTCGCCCATCCTCACCGAGAGCAGCCTGGCCTGGGGCAACGGGTTCAACCGGTGGAACCTGCCGGACTACACCGGTGACGGCAACGGGTTCAAGCTCGGCGGCAATTCCGTCTCCGCCAACCACACCGTGCGCAACAGCATGGCCTGGGACAACGCGGTCGGCGGCTTCATCGACAACAACAACCCCGGACAGCACCGGATCGAGCGGAGCACCGCCTGGCGCAACCCGGGCACCGGATTCAACCTCAGCCGCTCCACCAGCACCCTGACCGGCAACCTGGCCGTGGGCAACGGCACCAACGTCTCGCTGGGTGCCAACTCCCGGGGCAGCGGCAACTCCTGGGACCTCGGCGGCAGTTGGTCGCTGGCCAACACCAACCCCACCACGATCACCGGCCCCCGCAACGCGGACGGTTCGATCCCCTCCTCGACCTTCCTGCGCCCGGCCAACGGAGCCAACGTCGGAGCCCGCTTCTGA